The genomic segment CTCCCGCCGGCCGATCCGGGTCGGCGCCGGGCCGTCCGGCGCCCTCACGCTGCGGTCCGGGCTGCTGGACATGACACCCAACGACCACGTCGTGGTGCCGGTCCTCTTCGAGGGTGAACTGCTCGGGGTCATCGAGTTCGCCAGCGTGGACGCCTTCTCCCAGCTGCACCTGAGCTTCCTGGACCGGCTGGTGCTCACCATCGGCATCGCGGTCAACACCATCCAGGCCAACCGGCGCACCGAGGAGCTGCTGGCCCAGTCCCAGCGGCTCGCGCACGAGCTGCAGGAACAGTCCGCCGAGCTGCAGCGCACCAACGCCGAGCTGGAGGACAAGGCGCAACTGCTCTCCGAGCAGAAGGGCAACATCGAGACCAAGAACCGGGAGATCGAGATGGCCCGGATCGGTCTGGAGGAGAAGGCACAGCAGCTGGCCCGGGCATCGGCGTACAAGTCGGAGTTCCTCGCCAACATGAGCCACGAGCTGCGTACGCCACTCAACTCGCTGCTGCTGCTGGCCCGGCTGCTGGCCGACAACTCGGAGCAGAACCTGACCGAGAAGCAGATCGAGTTCGCCCGCACCATCCACAGCGCCGGGTCGGACCTGCTGTCGCTCATCGACGACATCCTCGACCTGTCCAAGATCGAGGCGGGCCGGATGGACGTCGAGCCGACCGAGGTGCGGTTCGCCGAGATCCGCGAGTACGTCGAGCAGGCGTTCGCGCCGCAGGCCGAGGAGCAGGGCCTGGACTTCCAGGTGAAGATCTCCAAGGACCTGCCGGAGACGCTCGTCACCGACTCGCAGCGGCTGCAGCAGATCCTGCGCAACCTGCTGTCGAACGCGGTCAAGTTCACCGACGAGGGCGCGGTGACGCTGCGGATCGCCCCGGCTCACGAGAGCGCCTACTTCGACACCCCGGCGCTGGCCAGCGCCCGCCGGGTGGTGGCGTTCACCGTGATCGACACCGGGATCGGCATCTCCGACGACAAACTGTCCCTGATCTTCGAGGCGTTCCAGCAGGCCGACGGCACCACCAGCCGCCGGTACGGCGGCACCGGTCTGGGCCTGTCGATCAGCCGCGACCTGGCCGGGTTGATCGGTGGCACGATCACCGTCTCGTCGGCGCCCGGCCAGGGATCGACCTTCACCCTCTTCGTACCCGACGTGCTGACCCCCGAGGCGGTGGTGGCGCCGGTGCCGGTGCCGGCGCCGCCGCTGCGGGGCAACCTGCCGCCGCTGCTGCGCGAGCCCGAGGGGGAGCGGCCGGTCGCCCCGACCACCCGCCAACTCGACGGTGCCACCGTGCTGATCATCGACGACGACGTGCGGAACGTCTTCGCGCTCACCAGCGCGTTGGAGCTGCACGGCATGACGGTGCTCTACTCGGACAACGGGGCCGACGGGGTCCGGCTGCTCGCCGAGCACCCGGAGGTCGACATCGTGCTGATGGATGCGATGATGCCCGACCAGGACGGGTACGAGACGACGCGGGCCATCCGCCGCAATCACCGGTTCGCCGACCTGCCGGTGGTGTTCCTGACCGCCAAGGCGATGCCGGGCGATCAGGAGTCGGCGCTGGCCGCCGGGGCCAGCGACTACATCACCAAGCCGGTCGACCTGGACGAGCTGATCGGACTGATGGCCTCGTGGGTCAACGGCAGCGGACGGGAGATCGGCAAGTGATCGAGCGCGGCGGCGGACGGCGTACCGGAACGGGGTCATCGTGAGCGAGGTGGCCCGGGCCCTGCTGGTCGACGACCGGCGGGAGAACCTGATGGCGCTGGAGGCGATCCTGCAGGGGTTGCCGGTGCAGTCGGTGGCGGTGGAGAGCGGCGAGGCCGCGCTCAAGCAGCTGCTCGTCGACGACTTCGCGGTGATCCTGCTGGACGCCCAGATGCCGGAGATGGACGGGTTCGAGACGGCGAGCCACATCAAGCGGCGGGAGCGGACGCGGCACGTACCGATCATCTTCCTCACCGCCGCGGACCGCGACGCCCAGCTCGCGCTCCGCGGCTACGCGGTCGGCGCGGTCGACTACCTGACCAAGCCGTTCGACCCCTGGGTGCTGCGGGCCAAGGTCTCCGTCTTCGTCGAGCTCTGGACGAAGAGCCGCCAGCTCGCCGCCCAGTCCGACCTGGTCCGGGAGCGCGACGAGCGGTGGCGGGCGATGACCGAGGCGGTGGACGCGGCCACCGCCCTGCTCCGCTCCGACGACCCGACCGCCCGCGACCGCGCCATCGAACTGCTCGAACAGGCCCGCTGGGGCACCACCGGCTGACCTCGGCCCGGACCGATGACGCCGTCGCGCACCATCCCGCCGGTGTTCGTACGCGTAAAGTCGCCAGCCATAACGGGAGCGGCGATCGCTAGCGAGAGGGCTGTCCAGTGGTGGGTGTGCCGGCGTACCAGCGGGTGGCGGATGAGCTGCGGCTCGCCATCCTCACCGGCGAGATGGCCGAGGGCGACCGGATGCCCTCGCTGCCGGAACTGGCCGACCGCTTCGGCGTGACAACCGCCGTCGTGCACAGCGCGGTGAACGTGCTGCGCGGGGAGGGGCTCGTGGTCACCCGCCAGGGTGCGGGCACCTACGTCCGGCGCTTCCAGCGGCTCAGACGTTCCTCACCGGGCAGGTTGAGCCGTGACTGGTGGGCGAGTGGCCGCGCGATCCAGGACCACGACACCGGGGTACGGCCCCGAGCGGTGGACGTGATCGTCGGCGAGGTGCCGGCGCCGGACTTCGTATCGGCGGAGTTGGGCGTCGAACCAGGGGCGCCGGTGCTCAGTAGGGCACGCCGCCTTGAGGTGGACGGTCGGCCCGTTCAGCTCGCGACGTCCTTCCTCCCGCTGGACGTGACACAGGGCACGGCGATCAGTTACACGGACACCGGGCCGGGTGGAACCTACGCCCGGCTGGCCGAGATCGGGCTCGCTCCGGTGCGGTTCCGGGAGCGGTTGACCGACCGGGCCCCCATCCTGACGAGAGCAACGCACTGCAACTGCCCGCTGGTGGCGGCGCGCGGGTCATCGAGATCATCCGCTTCGCGTACGCGGAGTCGGGGCGCTGTTGCTGAGCCAGGCCGCCGAACTCGGGCACAGCCTCGACGAAAGCGCCCTGTTGGAGTTGACCACCGACTACCCCGAGGTGATTGGCGCGGCCGTCGGGTCCCTGGCCGCGATTGCGGGCGGTGAAGTCGAGATCACTTAGTGCACGAGGTGAACACCAGTTACCCTAAAACTGCATCGTAGGGTAACTGGTGTTCACCTCGTGCGGTCGCGGTGAGGGTGGGCGTGGGTGACGGGGTCAGCTGGTGGTGCCCTGTTCGTTGCGGATCATCAGGGCGGACCGGAGGCCGGTGATGTCCAGCACCCGGAGCAGGAAGTCGCCGACGTTCGTCAGCACCAGCAGGCTCTGGGCGTGGCTGGCCTTGCGGCTGAGCACCACGAGGGTGCCGAGGCCCTGGGAGTCGCAGAAGGTCACCCCGGCCAGGTCCAGCACGATTCGCGGCGGCGCGTCGGCGAGGGCCTCGTTGACCGTGCTGGCGAGTCGGCTGGCGGTGAGCATGTCGATCTCGCCGGTGAGGGTGAGGACCAGCTCCTCCGCCGTCCGCTGCGCCCCGATCGTCAGCTCCGCACGCTCCACCGGGCCAGCCTATCGCGATCTAGGAGGCGCGGCCCGGTGAGCGGCCCGAAGGAGGGTGAGCCCGGTTACCCGGTCCGGGGTCGCTGGCCGGGGTCCGGAGTGCGCTGACACAATGGCGCCTACCGTGACCGAGACGTATGCCGCCGGCACCGACCGATACCCGGCCGACGCGCCGGCCTCCGAGGCCCTCTTCGCCCGCGCCCGAGCCCTGACGCCGGGCGGGGTGAACTCTCCCGTGCGCGCCTTCCAGTCGGTCGGCGGGACACCGAGGTTCATGGTCCGGGGCGCCGGGCCGTGGCTGCACGACGCCGACGGGCGACGCTACGTCGACCTGGTCTGCTCCTGGGGGCCACTGCTGCTCGGGCACGCGCACCCCGAGGTGGTCGCGGCCGTCCAGGCCGCCGCCGCCCACGGCACCAGCTTCGGTACGCCCACCGCCGGCGAGGTCGACCTGGCCGAGGAGATCGTCGCCCGCACCCCGGTCGAGCAGGTACGCCTGGTCAACTCCGGGACCGAGGCGACCATGTCGGCCATCCGGCTGGCCCGGGGCGTCACCGGCCGCTCCAAGATCGTGAAGTTCGCCGGCT from the Solwaraspora sp. WMMD1047 genome contains:
- a CDS encoding response regulator codes for the protein MSEVARALLVDDRRENLMALEAILQGLPVQSVAVESGEAALKQLLVDDFAVILLDAQMPEMDGFETASHIKRRERTRHVPIIFLTAADRDAQLALRGYAVGAVDYLTKPFDPWVLRAKVSVFVELWTKSRQLAAQSDLVRERDERWRAMTEAVDAATALLRSDDPTARDRAIELLEQARWGTTG
- a CDS encoding STAS domain-containing protein, with the protein product MERAELTIGAQRTAEELVLTLTGEIDMLTASRLASTVNEALADAPPRIVLDLAGVTFCDSQGLGTLVVLSRKASHAQSLLVLTNVGDFLLRVLDITGLRSALMIRNEQGTTS